In Pseudobacter ginsenosidimutans, the following are encoded in one genomic region:
- a CDS encoding RHS repeat-associated core domain-containing protein — protein sequence MLVTVSDRKKGIADPLNAALIKFFEPVMLSGTDYYPFGMTMRVGGDNKYKYGFNGKENDNEVKGGDGLQQDFTARAYDPRIGRWFATDEMIKPHLTPYNFVQNNPANNIDPDGKDDIHFHFVTKVVAYTIGAGSSACSTVYKNVTTARVEIVKTNGPDRFYHHKHFVAANGMTSEKIKEFHPFVASARSGLTTTEIPFTFGLLNKDDRDIHTLSKYYDAFPAFKSYLDDRLKGPVDGTGNSSNYTELFFPNREHYNSAGNVVKTAETVAAVASVVDLGLGAFQLYRSGGLWLEGAAYGSDKATVKSFNNVVPKKGWFDVVVHGDSKYPGMLFNADGQVFNAETLFKMMQESGFKEGMKIRLISCNGGLGGAGSAAQELSNISNTTVISPAARTKVGEFGKLITEDNSKYKVFKPNP from the coding sequence GTGCTGGTGACGGTGTCAGATAGAAAGAAGGGCATTGCTGATCCATTGAATGCTGCATTGATTAAGTTCTTTGAACCAGTGATGTTGAGTGGGACCGATTATTATCCTTTTGGAATGACTATGAGAGTGGGAGGGGATAATAAGTATAAGTATGGGTTTAATGGCAAGGAGAATGATAATGAGGTGAAGGGGGGAGATGGGTTGCAGCAGGACTTTACTGCAAGAGCATACGATCCAAGAATTGGAAGGTGGTTTGCAACAGATGAAATGATCAAGCCACATTTAACCCCTTATAATTTTGTACAAAATAATCCAGCTAACAATATCGATCCAGATGGGAAGGACGATATTCATTTTCACTTTGTCACTAAAGTGGTTGCATATACAATTGGCGCGGGAAGTTCTGCTTGCTCAACTGTATATAAGAATGTAACTACAGCAAGAGTGGAAATAGTCAAAACCAATGGCCCTGACAGGTTTTATCATCATAAACATTTTGTGGCTGCAAATGGAATGACTTCGGAAAAGATCAAAGAGTTCCATCCTTTTGTTGCATCAGCAAGAAGTGGGTTAACAACAACAGAAATTCCATTTACATTTGGATTGCTTAATAAGGATGATCGTGATATTCATACGCTGAGTAAGTATTATGATGCATTCCCTGCTTTTAAGTCTTATTTGGATGACAGACTAAAGGGGCCTGTTGACGGAACTGGTAATTCTAGCAATTACACTGAACTGTTTTTCCCGAATCGAGAACATTACAATTCTGCTGGAAATGTAGTTAAGACAGCGGAAACTGTAGCTGCTGTGGCAAGTGTAGTTGATCTAGGATTAGGAGCCTTTCAATTATACAGATCAGGTGGATTATGGTTGGAAGGTGCGGCATATGGTTCAGACAAAGCAACTGTAAAAAGTTTCAACAACGTAGTTCCCAAGAAAGGGTGGTTTGATGTGGTTGTACACGGAGACTCTAAATATCCGGGGATGCTTTTTAATGCAGATGGTCAAGTATTTAATGCTGAAACGTTGTTTAAAATGATGCAAGAAAGTGGATTTAAGGAAGGGATGAAAATAAGATTAATTTCCTGCAATGGTGGTCTAGGAGGCGCTGGTAGTGCCGCACAAGAATTGTCAAATATTTCAAATACTACGGTAATTTCGCCAGCAGCAAGAACTAAAGTTGGTGAATTTGGAAAGTTGATCACTGAAGACAATAGTAAATACAAAGTATTTAAACCAAACCCATAA